In Paracoccus contaminans, the genomic stretch CGGCGGCGTCCACGACGCCCGACATGTAGCTGGGCGGCCCGAAGGATTTGAGGTGGTTGACGACCTCCTCGACCTCCTCGTCCGAGACGAACGGGCCGTGGACGCGGGTGATGCGGCTGCCGCCGGCCATATACAGCATGTCGCCCATGCCCAGCAGCTGTTCGGCGCCCTGCTCGCCCAGGATCGTGCGGCTGTCGATCTTGGAGGTGACCTGGAAACTGATCCGGGTGGGGAAGTTCGCCTTGATCGTGCCGGTGATCACGTCCACCGACGGGCGCTGCGTGGCCATGATGATGTGGATGCCCGAGGCCCGCGCCATCTGCGCCAGCCGCTGGATCGCCGCCTCGATTTCCTTGCCGGCGACCATCATCAGGTCGGCCATCTCGTCGACGATGACGACGATATAGGGGAAGGTCTCGGGCTGGAATTCCTCGGTCTCGAAGACAGGCTCGCCTGTGTCCTCGTCAAAGCCGGTCTGCATTGTGCGCTTGAACATCTCGCCGCGTGAGAGCGCCTCGGACACGCGGGCGTTGTAGCCCTCGATGTTGCGAACGCCCATCTTGGACATCTTGCGATAGCGTTCCTCCATTTCCGACACGACCCATTTGAGGGCCACCACGGCCTTTTTCGGGTCGGTCACGACGGGGGACAGCAGATGCGGGATGCCGTCATAGACCGACAGTTCCAGCATCTTGGGGTCGATCATGATCAGCCGGCATTCGGCCGGCGTCAGCTTGTAGAGCAGCGACAGGATCATGGTGTTGATGGCGACGGATTTGCCCGAACCGGTGGTCCCCGCGATCAGCAGGTGCGGCATCTTGGCAAGGTTCGCCACCACCGGCTCGCCGCCGATGTCCTTGCCCAGGGCAAGGGGCAGCGGCATCGAGCTGTCGCCGAAGGCCCGCGCCGACAGGATCTCGCGCAGCACGACCTTTTCGCGCCGCTGGTTGGGCAGTTCGATGCCGATGACGGTGCGGCCCGGCACGGTGCTGACGCGCGCCGACAGCGCCGACATCGACCGCGCGATGTCGTCGGCCAGCCCGATCACGCGGCTGGCCTTCAGCCCCGGCGCGGGTTCCAGCTCGTACAGCGTCACGACCGGGCCGGGATGGACGGCGGTGATCTGGCCCCGGACGCCGTAATCGTCCAGCACCGCCTCCAGCATGCGGGCATTCTCGGCCAGAGCCTCGGGGCTGGGGGTGTGCCGCTCGATCGTGCCGGGGGCGGCCAGCAGGGCAAGCGCAGGCTTTTCATAGCCGCTTGCCGCCACGTCGAAGGCAAGGCCGGGCTGCGCCTCGGCCGCAGCCTGGCGCGAGGGTGCGGGCTGGCGCGCGGGCGGCATGATGACGCGGCTGGTATCAGTGGGCGGGGCAGGGGGGACCGACTGCGCCCGGCCGGTCAGGCGGGCCGTGACGGCGGACAGGACGGACCGGCCCTCCGCCTCGGCCTCGGCGGAAGGCTCGATCTCTGCCTCGGTGCTGCGGTGGCGGATGGCGTCGCTGATCCGGGCGCTGACCTCGGCGGCATCGGGGGCGTCATCGCCCCGATAGACCGGGCGGTGTTCGACCAGTTCGGATTCCATCGGCGCGGGCGCCGGGGGCGGTGAAGGGGGCGTGGGCACGGGCGAAGCGGCCGGGGCCCCCTGTTCGGGGGCGCGTCGCAGGCGCGCCAGCAGCCCGGCGGGCAGGGTCTGGGGGGCAGGCGCGGTTTCGGCGGCGTCGCCAGCGTCGCCAGCGTCGGCGGTGTCGTTCTGCCGGCGCAGGCGGCGCGCCTCGGCCCGGCGGCGGACCTCGCGCGCGGCGGCCACGGATGCGCTGGCGCCACGGCCGACCAGCGTCATCCCAAGGTCATAGGCGGTGGCCAGCCCCGTGGCCAGGAACCGCCCGATCGCCATCAGCTCGCGCCGGTCGCAGCCCAGCACGAAGGCGCTCATCGCCACTGTCGCAAATGCCGTCACGAAGGCCAGCAGCTTGAGCGCGACCGCCGCCGGAAAGGGCACGATCCCCATCATTGCGCCCATGACCATGTCGCCCAGGTGCCCGCCCAGCCCGAAAGGCTGCGTCCAGTCGGCCGGCGGCACCATCGCCGTCGCATGCAGCGAGGCCAGCACCATCGCGATCGGGGTGAAGACGGCGCGCATCAGGCGCTCCTCCCCCCGGTGCAGCATCAGCCGCAGACCCCAGACCACCCCCGCCAGCGGCAGCATCCAGCTGCCATAGCCGACAATCATGAACAGGGCCGAGGCGACATAGGCGCCGAACCGCCCCAGCAGGTTCTGCGCCGCCTGATCGGTCGCCATCCCGATGCCCGGATCGTCTGGCGAATAGGATGTCAGGATCATCGCCATCAGCACGCTGACCACGATCAGGCCGGCGCCGACAAGCTCTTTGCCACGGCGCTGCAATGCCACCTGAGTGGTCTGGTCGAACAGCGGATCGCGGTGCTTAGCCTGCCAGCTGGCCATCCTCATCCCTTCCCGTAAAGCGTGTCGCGGATGCGGGTCAGCGCATCAGCGGTTTCCGCGGCCGGCCCGACCAGGGCGACGCGGATGAATCCGCGTCCGGGGTTGCCCGCCTCGGTGTCGCGCGACAGATAGGCCCCGGGCAGCACCTGCACGCCCGCCTCGGCCCAAAGCCGGCGGGCCGCCGCCTCTCCGTCATCGACGGGCAGCCACAGGAAGAACCCGCCCGCCGGGGGCAGGTATCCCGGCACATTGCCGAAGATGCGGTCGGCGATGGCGTATTTTTCCTGATACAGCGCCCGGTTGGCGGTGACGTGATCTTCGTCCGCCCAGGCGGCCTCGCTGACGCGCTGGTGGGGCAGGGGGATGGGCGCGCCGGCATAGCTGCGCAAGACGCGAAAGCGCGCGATCGCCTCGGCCGACCCGGCCGCAAAGCCCGAGCGCAGCCCCGGCAGGTTCGAGCGCTTGGACAGCGAATTGAACATCACCACCCTGTGCGCCAGCCCCATGCCCTCGGCCACCGCAAGGGCGCCGGGTGGCGGGGTGTCACGCCAGATCTCGGAATAGCACTCGTCGGAAAAGATCAGGAAATCGTGCCGCTCGGCCAGATCGACCAGCCGTTCCAGATAGTCGCGGCCCGCGACCGTGCCCTGGGGGTTGGCGGGCGAGCACAGATAGCAGATCGCCGCGGTATCCAGCAGGGACGCGTCCAGCGCCGTGAAATCGGGCAGATGCCCCGTCGCGGCAGCCGCATTCACGAAGACGGGCCGCGCGCCCACCGCCGCGGCGGCGACGGCATAGACCTGATAGAACGGGTTCGGGATCAGCACCGCCGGCCGGGCGCCGTTCTTGCGTTCGGGGCACAGCGCCAGCGCGGCGTTGAACAGCCCCTCGCGCGTGCCGTTCAGCGCCGTGATGCGCTCTGGCCCGACCTCGATCCCGTGGCGCGTGCCGATCCAGCCGGAAATCGCCGCCAGCAGCTGCGGCGTGCCGTCATTGGGGGGATACTTGCCCAGCTCGTCCACCGTGCGCGCCAGCACGGGGGCGACGAAATCAGGGATTCCGTGGCGCGGCTCGCCAATGGTCATCACCACGGGATCGGGGCCGGGGGTCACATCGGACAGCAGTTTCCGCAGGCGCGGAAATGCGTAGTCCGGCAGGTTCGAGAACCGCTCGGGGGAAATCATTGCTGCCTCATAGCCGCGGGATCGTGCCGTCCCGTTGGCATGCAGAGTATCGGCAAAGCCGCGATGCGTCCAGCGCGGCCGGACCGGTCTGCCCCGCGCCTATCGCCCCAGCGCCGATTCGATCGCCGCCGCCACGCGCAAGAGCCTGCGGTCTTCGCCCGCCGCGCCCAGCGCCATCAGCCCGCAGGCCGGACGGCGGGTCGGCAGCGTGATCGCCGGCAGGCCCATCAGGTTGCCGATGCGCGTATTGCGCAGCGCGAGCAGGTTTTCTGCGGCAAAGAAGGCGCCATCCGATTCGAGCCGCGCCGCCTCGGGCGGCAGGATCGGGGCGGTGGGCAGCAGCACGGCATCAAAGCCCGCGACCGCCGCCGCCCATTCGGCACGCAGCCGATCGAGCTGGTGCCAGCCGGCGACGTAGTCGGCCGCCGAGACCGCGCGCCCGCCGCGGAAGCGTTCGAGAATCGGCGGATACATCAGCTCGGGCGCCGCCTCGATCTGGGCGCGCCACTGGCCATAGGCCTCGGGGGCGAACAGGATGCCGGCCAGGTCCATGGCCTGCGCCGCGCAGGGGGGCGCGGCATGGGTGATGCGCGCGCCCGCCGCGGCAAGGGCGGCAAGGGCTTCCTCGAATGCGGCGACGGGTGCCTCGCGTGCGCCATCAAAGGGCACGCCGTCCAGCACCATCAGGCGCAGCCCGCCCGGCTCGGCGCCGCGCAGGTCGGCGCCCGGCCCGCCCCGGATCAGGGCAAACAGCGCGGCGCAATCCTCGACACTGCGGGCCAGCGGCCCGGCCACGTCAAAGCGGGCGCAGAGCGGCAGCACCCCCGCCATGTCCACCGCCCCCGGCGTCGGCTTGAAGCCGACCAGCCCGTTCCAGGCCGCGGGCAGGCGGATCGAGCCGCCCGTATCCGTCCCGATGGCCGCCGCCGCCAGCCCCAGCGCCACCGACACCGCCGCCCCCGCGGACGAGCCGCCTGCGACAAGGCCCGCGTCATAGGCATTGGGCACCGTCGCCACGGGCGGGTTCAGCCCCAGGCCCGAAAACGCCAGTTCGGTCATGTGGGTCTTGCCCAGGCAGACGCTGCCCTGCGCGGTGGCCGCGCCGAGGATTGCGGCATCGGCGGCCGGCACCCGCCCCTCGAGCAGCAGCGATCCCGCCTCGGTCGGCACGCCCGCGCTGTCGATGTTGTCCTTCCAGCTGAGCGCGATGCCATCCAGCAGCCCGCGCCTGAGCTGCGCCCGCGCCCGGTCATGGGCGGCGATCGCCTCGGCCCGCGCGCGCTCGGGCGTCAGGCGGGCATAGATGCGCTGGCCCAGCGGGTGGGCCGCCGCCGCATCAAGATAGCCCTCGGTCAGGTCCAGCGGACTGACCAGCCCGGCCATGATCGCCCGCCCCTGTCCCGTCGCCGTCGCCTTCAGCCAGTCCATGTCCGCCCCTGCTTGCCCTGCGGAAGGCTAGCGGGGCGGCCGCTGGCCGGCAATGGCGCATGGACGCTGCCGGGGCGCGCGGCTAGGGTGGCGGGCATGAGCATGGATCACGATGTCATCATCGCGGGCGGCGGGCTGAACGGCCCGGCGCTGGCGCTGGCGCTGGCGGGCGCGGGGCTGTCTGTCGCGGTCATCGACGCGCGGCCCGCGGCGGCGCGCGCGCAGGGCGGCTTTGACGGGCGCGCCTACGCACTGGCGCTGGCCTCGCGGCGGCTGCTGGCGGGCCTGGGCCTTTGGGCCGGGCTGGCGCCGGACGCCCAGCCCATCCTCAAGGTCGCCGCCGCGCAGGGCGAGGCGGGCGAGGGCTCCGGCCCCTTGCGCCTGCTGTTCGACAGCGCCGAGATCGAGGAAGGCCCTGTCGGCCACATGCTCGAGGACCGCTTTCTCTATGCCGCGCTGCTGGCGGCGATGGCGGGGCGCGTCACCCACCTGCCCGGCCGCCGGGTGGTGGGGCAGAACGCCCATCCCGGTCACGCCGCCGTCACGCTGGACGATGGAACGTCGCTGGTCGGGCGGCTGCTGGTGGGCGCGGACGGGCGCGGATCGGGCGTTGCCGCCCGCGCCGGCATCGCGCGGCGCGGTTGGGGCTATGGCCAGACTGCGCTGGTCGCCGCCGTCGATCACGAACGGCCCCATGAGGGAACGGCCTGGCAGTTCTTCATGCCCTCGGGGCCGCTGGCGATCCTGCCGCTGCCGGGCAATCGCAGCTCCATCGTCTGGTCCGAGCAGGACGCGCCCGCGCGCGCCATCGCCGCGCTGCCGGACGGGGCGTTCCTGGATGTGCTGCGTCCGCGGTTTGGCGATTTCCTGGGCGCCATCGCGCTGGCGGGGCCGCGGTTTTCCTATCCCCTCAGCCTCAGCCTTGCCGACAGCTATGTGGCCCCGCGTGTCGCGCTGGTGGGCGACGCGGCGCATGGGGTGCATCCGGTGGCGGGGCAGGGGCTCAATCTCGGCCTGCGCGACGTGGCGGCCCTGGCCGAGGTGATCGTCGATGCCGCCCGCCGGGGCGAGGATATCGGCGCCCCTGACGTGCTGGCCCGCTATCAGCGCTGGCGGCGCCCCGACGGCACGGCCTTGGGGCTGGGCATGGACGGAGTGAACCGGCTGTTTTCAAACCGCCTGCCGCTGCTGGGCGCGGCGCGCGGGCTGGGGATGGGGGCCGCGCGCGCCGTCGGGCCGCTGCGCCGGGCGCTGATGCGGCATGCGGCGGGACTGTCGATCGACCCGATGCCGCGGCTGCTGGCCGGCCAGCCGCTCTAGCCCTTCTTGCGCGATCGGCGCGCGGGCCGAACCCTCACGACAGGGTGCGCATGCGCCCGCCGCCGCGTCCCGGATTCGTGACGTGCAACCCTTTGCAAAGCCGGTATGATCGCGCCATGAACCTTCGCACCCTCGCGCTTGCGCCCGCCCTTGTCCTTGCCCTCGCCCTTCCGGCGGCGGCCGAAAAGATTCCGCTGAACGAGATCAGCCGCTATCTGAACAGTTTCAGGAGCGCGGTGGGCGATTTCACCCAGGTGAACCCGGACGGCTCGTCAACGCCGGGCCGCGTCTATATCCAGCGCCCCGGACGGGTGCGGTTCGAATATCGCGGCAACAACACGCTGGTTCTGGCCTCGGGCGGGCAGGTGGCGGTGTTCGACAAGAAATCCAACACCGGCGCGCAGCAGTATCCGCTGTCCAAGACACCGCTGTCGATCATCCTGGCGGACCGCGTGGACCTTGGCCGTTCCGGCATGGTCACGGGCTATGGCGAGAAGAAGAACGCCACCATCGTCAAGGCGCAGGACCCCGCCCATCCCGAATACGGCAACATCCAGCTGGTGTTCACGGCCAATCCGACGGAACTGCGCCAATGGGTCGTGACCGATGACAAGGGCAAGCGGACGACGGTTATCCTGGGCGCCATGCAGAAGGGCGTGTCCATCCCGCCCTCGACATTCTCGATCACCAACGAGGCAGAACGCCGCAAGTGACGGCGAGGGGCGCGCCGCTCAGGCGCGCCCGCATGCGATCAGCTGTATCTGATACATCTCGGCCCGCTGCTGGACCTTTCCGGCAACACCCATCAGCCAAGGCTTGGCCAAATGGCTGCCGCTGGCAAATCCCGTCCGCCCTTCGTGATAGGCCAGGTATTGCGAGGCCGCGTCGCCCTTGGGAATGCCAAGGCGCCTTGCCGTCCCGTCCATGTACCAGCCCATGAAATCGGTGGCGTCGCGGATATCGTCGCGCCGCGCCCGGCGCTTGCCCGTCTGGGCGAGGTATTCCTCCCACGTGCCGTCCAGCGCCTGCGAATAGCCGAAGGCCGAGCTTTGCCGCCCGATGGGGATGATTCCCAGCGCGTATTGATGGGGGGTGCGGGCATCGCCGATGAATTTCGATTCCTGGTGGATCGCGGCCATCTGCACCGCCACCGGCACGCCCCAGCGCGCCTGCGCCGCGCGCATCGCCTGCAGAAAGGCCGGCCGCTCGGACGTGATCGCGCAGGCATTGTCCAGATCGCGCGGCGGCTTGAAGCTGCCGCCCCCGCCCCCGCAGGAAGCGACCAGCATGACAATCGCCAGCTTGAGATAGTTGTTCATCCGCCTGCCCGCCCGGTCCGGTTCTGGTGTTTTGCGGCAAGTTTAGGAAATCGGGCAGGGAAGGAAAAGCCGCACCGGACGGTCGGCCGGTCCTCTCCGTCGCTGCCCGGCCTTGCCGGGGCCGGGGCTGCGTCCCATGTCCCTTGTGCGCTCGCAAGGCATCGTTAATCTGGCCGGCGACAAAAGGTATTCATCTTTTCGGGGGAACCGGACAATGGCAGACAATGACATCGTGATCCTGTCTGGCGCGCGTACGGCCATCGGCGGCTTTGCCGGCAGCCTTGCCAGCGTCACGCCGATCCAGCTGGCCGCGACCGTGACCAGGGCGGCTGTCGAGCGGGCAGGGATCTCTGCGGACAATATCGGCACCGTGGTGTTCGGCCATGTCATCAACACCGAACCGCGCGATCAGTATCTGTCGCGCGTCGCCATGCTCGAGGCGGGCCTGCCCGACACCACGCCGGCGATGAATGTCAACCGGCTGTGCGGATCGGGTGTGCAGGCGATCGTGTCGGCGGCGCAGTCGCTGATGCTGGGGGATGCCGATTTCGCCGTGGCCGGCGGGGCCGAGGCGATGAGCCGCGGGGCCTATATCGTTCCCTCGCTGCGTTCGGGCGCGCGGATGGGCGACCAGCAGATCCTTGACATGATGACCGGCGCGCTGACCTGCCCGATGGGCACCGGCCACATGGGCGTGACGGCCGAGAATGTCGCCCAGGAACATGACGTCAGCCGCGCCGACATGGATGCCTTTGCCCTGGAAAGCCAGCGGCGCGCGGCCAATGCCATCGAACAGGGCTATTTCAAGGACCAGATCGTCCCGGTCGAGGTCAAGACGCGCAAGGGCATCGTCACCTTCGACACCGACGAACATCCCAAGTCCACCTCGGCCGAGGCGCTGGCCGGGCTGAAGCCCGCCTTCAAGAAGGACGGCAAGGTCACGGCGGGCAATGCCTCGGGGATCAATGACGGCGCCGCCGCGCTGGTGCTGGCGCGCGAAGGCGCGGCCCGCGCCGCGGGGCTGACGCCCCGGTTCCGCATCCTCGGCTATGCCCATGCGGGCGTGCGCCCCGAAGTCATGGGCATCGGCCCGGTTCCCGCCGTGCGCAAGCTGCTGGAACGGACCGGCCTGACGGTGGACGATTTCGACGTGATCGAATCGAACGAGGCCTTTGCCGCACAGGCCCTCGCCGTCAGCAAGGAGCTGAACTTCGATCCCGCCAAGGTGAACCCCAATGGCGGGGCAATCGCGCTGGGCCACCCCGTCGGCGCGACCGGCGCGATCATCACCGTCAAGGCGATATACGAGCTGGACCGGATCGGGGGCAAGAAGGCGCTGATCACCATGTGCATCGGCGGCGGGCAGGGCATCGCGCTGGCGATCGAGCGCATCTGAACCCCTTGCGGCGGCGGCGCGGGCCGTGGTCCGCGCCGCTGCTGTCTTGCGCGGGGGCGCCTCAGCGCCTCAGGGGGGTAAGGCACGGCCCCTCCAGCCGCGCAGTCTCGAACGGGCGTGAGCCCAGATCGCCCGGCCCCGGCGTCATGAGGCGGCGATCTTGCGCGCAGGGTGGCGCGCTGCCGACTGCGCCGACCCACAGGGCCGGTCCGGCCTCGGTGCGCAGCGGATAGATCAGGTCATAATGGCTGGGCACGGGGCCGCGCGGGCCGGGCACCGCACGCACCCGCAGCGCCAGCCCCTTGGCGCGCCAGGTCAGCGCGGCCAGCATGGCCCGGTCGCTGGCCACGATCAGCGGCGCGCCATGGGCGGCGGCGATCACCGCATCCGCGGCCGCCCTGTTGCCGACATAGCGCGCCAGCACCGGCCGCCCGTTTCGTTCCCAGTCCTGCGCCCAGGTTCCGATCACCGGCAGGCCCAGCGCCAGTGCCCCGTTCACCGCCACGGCGGCCACCGCCAGCCGGGGCCGGGGTGACAGCCAGGCGGCCATCAGGATCGCGCCGGGCACATAGGCCCCCGCGGCCCAGTTGGCGTTCGCCTCGGACTGCACGGCTTGCAGCACCACGATGACCAGCGGCGCCGCCGCGATCGCCGCCAGCCCCCGCAGGCCGGGCGGCCAGCGCCGCATCAGCCCCGCCAGCAGGGCCATGAAGGTCAGCGGCCCCGCGACGGCGAACTGTTCGACGAAAAAGCGCGCCGCGTGGCCAAGATGCAGCGCACCCTGCCAGTCGGCGTTCTGCGCGGTATGCCGCAGGGTGGCAAAGTCATGGCTGGCGTTCCACAGGATGTTCGGCGCGAAAAGGACCAGCGCCGTCCCCGCCGCGACCAGCATCTCGGCCGGCGGGCGCCGCCAGTGCCGGTCGATCCAGCCTGCCAGCGCCAGGCCCGGCAGCGGGAACAGCATGGCGTATTTCGACCACAGGCCCGCAGACAGCGCGGCCCCCGCCAGCGCCGCGCCCCCCAGGCCGGGCGCCCGGGCCCAGGCCAGCAGGAACAGCGCGAGCGCCAGCATCTGCGGGCTGTCGGTCGAAATCAGGATGCTGCCGGCCGATACCAGCGGCAGGGTCGCATAGATCACCCCCGCAAGCGCCCCGGTTGCCGGACCGGCCAGCCGCCGTGCCAGGGCCATCACCGCAAGCGCCGCCGCGCCGTGGACCAGCGGCCAAGGCAGGCGGGCCACCCAGGCCGCGTCGGAGCCGGCCGCCTCGTTCGCGGCGCGGATCAGCCAGCCGACCATCGGCGGCTTGGACCATGCGCCCGCCGCCAGCTCCTGCCCCCACAGCCAGTACTGGGCCTCATCGACATACAGCTCGAGATCGGACCAGCGCAGCCAGGCCAGGCGCCAGGCCGTCAGCCCTGCGATGATGCCGATGGCAAGCCACTCGGGCCTAGGCCGCGGGCGACTTCGCCGCATGGATCAGCCACAGGTTGCGCAGATAGATCACCGTGCCCAAGGCCTGTCCGAAGATGAAGACGGGATCGCGCCGGTGGATCGCATAAGCCAGCAGCGTCAGCCCGCCCAGCAGCGAGAAATACCAGAAGGCCACCGGCACGACAGATTGGCGTGCGCGTTCGGATGCGATCCACTGGATCAGGAAGCGCATCATGAACATGGCCTGCGCGAAAAAGCCGAAGATCACCCAGAGCAGTTCCGCTCGCGTCGTGACCTTGAAGAAATGCATCATCGCAAGGGTCATGTCCGGTCCTCTGGGGTGCGTTCTATGGCGCGGACGGTCTTGCGCCGGCGCAGCAGCCAGGCCACCCCGGCCAGGTCGCTGACCCCGACCACGCCGCGCTGCCAGTTGCTGTAGTTCGATCGGCCCTTCCCGCGCGCGCGATGGGCGACATCGACATGCGCAACGCGCCAGCCATCGCGGGCGAACAGGGCGGGCAGATAGCGGTGCTGGTGGTTGAAGAAGGGCAGCGACAGATAGGCATCGCGGCGAAAGGCCTTCAGCCCGCAACCGGTGTCGCGCGTGTCGTCCTTCAGAACCCTTGCGCGCAGCCGGTTCGCCGCCGTGGATGCCAGCCTTTTCGAGGCGGTGTCCTGCCGGCCCACGCGCTGGCCGGCCACCAGCCCCAGATCATCGGGGCCATCCAGCAGCGGCGCCACCAGGCGGGGCAGTTCCTCGGGCGGGTTCTGGCCGTCGCCGTCCAGCGTCACGATGATGGGCGCGCGCGCGGCAATGGCGCCGTTATGCACCCCCGCCGACTGCCCGCCCGACCGGGGATGCGACAGCAGCCGCAGCCAGGGGCGCTGCCGCGCCAGTTCCAGCACCTGCGCGGCCGTGTCATCGGTCGAGCCGTCGTCGACGACGATTACCTCGAAGGGGGCAAAGGGGGCGAGGGCGGCCTCGATTCCGCCGATCAGGGGGGCGATGTTCCCCGCCTCGTTCCGGCAGGGAATGACCACGGACAGGCGCGGGCCGGGGGAAAGGGGTTGATCCATGATCCGTTGCCTGGTGCTTGCCACTGACAGCCTGCCCGCGATTTCGGCGGGACGAAATAAAACGGGCGCCCCAAGGGGCGACCCGCGAGATCAAAGGAGAAGG encodes the following:
- a CDS encoding aminotransferase class I/II-fold pyridoxal phosphate-dependent enzyme produces the protein MISPERFSNLPDYAFPRLRKLLSDVTPGPDPVVMTIGEPRHGIPDFVAPVLARTVDELGKYPPNDGTPQLLAAISGWIGTRHGIEVGPERITALNGTREGLFNAALALCPERKNGARPAVLIPNPFYQVYAVAAAAVGARPVFVNAAAATGHLPDFTALDASLLDTAAICYLCSPANPQGTVAGRDYLERLVDLAERHDFLIFSDECYSEIWRDTPPPGALAVAEGMGLAHRVVMFNSLSKRSNLPGLRSGFAAGSAEAIARFRVLRSYAGAPIPLPHQRVSEAAWADEDHVTANRALYQEKYAIADRIFGNVPGYLPPAGGFFLWLPVDDGEAAARRLWAEAGVQVLPGAYLSRDTEAGNPGRGFIRVALVGPAAETADALTRIRDTLYGKG
- a CDS encoding LolA family protein; amino-acid sequence: MNLRTLALAPALVLALALPAAAEKIPLNEISRYLNSFRSAVGDFTQVNPDGSSTPGRVYIQRPGRVRFEYRGNNTLVLASGGQVAVFDKKSNTGAQQYPLSKTPLSIILADRVDLGRSGMVTGYGEKKNATIVKAQDPAHPEYGNIQLVFTANPTELRQWVVTDDKGKRTTVILGAMQKGVSIPPSTFSITNEAERRK
- a CDS encoding acetyl-CoA C-acyltransferase family protein yields the protein MADNDIVILSGARTAIGGFAGSLASVTPIQLAATVTRAAVERAGISADNIGTVVFGHVINTEPRDQYLSRVAMLEAGLPDTTPAMNVNRLCGSGVQAIVSAAQSLMLGDADFAVAGGAEAMSRGAYIVPSLRSGARMGDQQILDMMTGALTCPMGTGHMGVTAENVAQEHDVSRADMDAFALESQRRAANAIEQGYFKDQIVPVEVKTRKGIVTFDTDEHPKSTSAEALAGLKPAFKKDGKVTAGNASGINDGAAALVLAREGAARAAGLTPRFRILGYAHAGVRPEVMGIGPVPAVRKLLERTGLTVDDFDVIESNEAFAAQALAVSKELNFDPAKVNPNGGAIALGHPVGATGAIITVKAIYELDRIGGKKALITMCIGGGQGIALAIERI
- a CDS encoding lytic transglycosylase: MNNYLKLAIVMLVASCGGGGGSFKPPRDLDNACAITSERPAFLQAMRAAQARWGVPVAVQMAAIHQESKFIGDARTPHQYALGIIPIGRQSSAFGYSQALDGTWEEYLAQTGKRRARRDDIRDATDFMGWYMDGTARRLGIPKGDAASQYLAYHEGRTGFASGSHLAKPWLMGVAGKVQQRAEMYQIQLIACGRA
- a CDS encoding lipid-A-disaccharide synthase N-terminal domain-containing protein; this translates as MTLAMMHFFKVTTRAELLWVIFGFFAQAMFMMRFLIQWIASERARQSVVPVAFWYFSLLGGLTLLAYAIHRRDPVFIFGQALGTVIYLRNLWLIHAAKSPAA
- a CDS encoding ArnT family glycosyltransferase, coding for MRRSRPRPRPEWLAIGIIAGLTAWRLAWLRWSDLELYVDEAQYWLWGQELAAGAWSKPPMVGWLIRAANEAAGSDAAWVARLPWPLVHGAAALAVMALARRLAGPATGALAGVIYATLPLVSAGSILISTDSPQMLALALFLLAWARAPGLGGAALAGAALSAGLWSKYAMLFPLPGLALAGWIDRHWRRPPAEMLVAAGTALVLFAPNILWNASHDFATLRHTAQNADWQGALHLGHAARFFVEQFAVAGPLTFMALLAGLMRRWPPGLRGLAAIAAAPLVIVVLQAVQSEANANWAAGAYVPGAILMAAWLSPRPRLAVAAVAVNGALALGLPVIGTWAQDWERNGRPVLARYVGNRAAADAVIAAAHGAPLIVASDRAMLAALTWRAKGLALRVRAVPGPRGPVPSHYDLIYPLRTEAGPALWVGAVGSAPPCAQDRRLMTPGPGDLGSRPFETARLEGPCLTPLRR
- a CDS encoding UbiH/UbiF/VisC/COQ6 family ubiquinone biosynthesis hydroxylase, which codes for MSMDHDVIIAGGGLNGPALALALAGAGLSVAVIDARPAAARAQGGFDGRAYALALASRRLLAGLGLWAGLAPDAQPILKVAAAQGEAGEGSGPLRLLFDSAEIEEGPVGHMLEDRFLYAALLAAMAGRVTHLPGRRVVGQNAHPGHAAVTLDDGTSLVGRLLVGADGRGSGVAARAGIARRGWGYGQTALVAAVDHERPHEGTAWQFFMPSGPLAILPLPGNRSSIVWSEQDAPARAIAALPDGAFLDVLRPRFGDFLGAIALAGPRFSYPLSLSLADSYVAPRVALVGDAAHGVHPVAGQGLNLGLRDVAALAEVIVDAARRGEDIGAPDVLARYQRWRRPDGTALGLGMDGVNRLFSNRLPLLGAARGLGMGAARAVGPLRRALMRHAAGLSIDPMPRLLAGQPL
- a CDS encoding DNA translocase FtsK, with product MASWQAKHRDPLFDQTTQVALQRRGKELVGAGLIVVSVLMAMILTSYSPDDPGIGMATDQAAQNLLGRFGAYVASALFMIVGYGSWMLPLAGVVWGLRLMLHRGEERLMRAVFTPIAMVLASLHATAMVPPADWTQPFGLGGHLGDMVMGAMMGIVPFPAAVALKLLAFVTAFATVAMSAFVLGCDRRELMAIGRFLATGLATAYDLGMTLVGRGASASVAAAREVRRRAEARRLRRQNDTADAGDAGDAAETAPAPQTLPAGLLARLRRAPEQGAPAASPVPTPPSPPPAPAPMESELVEHRPVYRGDDAPDAAEVSARISDAIRHRSTEAEIEPSAEAEAEGRSVLSAVTARLTGRAQSVPPAPPTDTSRVIMPPARQPAPSRQAAAEAQPGLAFDVAASGYEKPALALLAAPGTIERHTPSPEALAENARMLEAVLDDYGVRGQITAVHPGPVVTLYELEPAPGLKASRVIGLADDIARSMSALSARVSTVPGRTVIGIELPNQRREKVVLREILSARAFGDSSMPLPLALGKDIGGEPVVANLAKMPHLLIAGTTGSGKSVAINTMILSLLYKLTPAECRLIMIDPKMLELSVYDGIPHLLSPVVTDPKKAVVALKWVVSEMEERYRKMSKMGVRNIEGYNARVSEALSRGEMFKRTMQTGFDEDTGEPVFETEEFQPETFPYIVVIVDEMADLMMVAGKEIEAAIQRLAQMARASGIHIIMATQRPSVDVITGTIKANFPTRISFQVTSKIDSRTILGEQGAEQLLGMGDMLYMAGGSRITRVHGPFVSDEEVEEVVNHLKSFGPPSYMSGVVDAAEDDPAAAEIEAALGMGEGADAELYDLAVAIVAKDRKCSTSYIQRKLAIGYNKAARLVEQMEEQGVVSPANHVGKREVLVPEV
- a CDS encoding amidase; amino-acid sequence: MDWLKATATGQGRAIMAGLVSPLDLTEGYLDAAAAHPLGQRIYARLTPERARAEAIAAHDRARAQLRRGLLDGIALSWKDNIDSAGVPTEAGSLLLEGRVPAADAAILGAATAQGSVCLGKTHMTELAFSGLGLNPPVATVPNAYDAGLVAGGSSAGAAVSVALGLAAAAIGTDTGGSIRLPAAWNGLVGFKPTPGAVDMAGVLPLCARFDVAGPLARSVEDCAALFALIRGGPGADLRGAEPGGLRLMVLDGVPFDGAREAPVAAFEEALAALAAAGARITHAAPPCAAQAMDLAGILFAPEAYGQWRAQIEAAPELMYPPILERFRGGRAVSAADYVAGWHQLDRLRAEWAAAVAGFDAVLLPTAPILPPEAARLESDGAFFAAENLLALRNTRIGNLMGLPAITLPTRRPACGLMALGAAGEDRRLLRVAAAIESALGR